The proteins below are encoded in one region of Megasphaera vaginalis (ex Bordigoni et al. 2020):
- a CDS encoding zinc-ribbon domain-containing protein — MKCPRCGKPVPPGAKTCPYCGAPLPPPGSRKEEEMPSVSAKTTGIGVAVVIVVVLAAVAAFVLLR; from the coding sequence ATGAAATGTCCGCGATGCGGCAAGCCGGTTCCGCCAGGTGCAAAGACCTGCCCTTATTGCGGCGCGCCGTTGCCGCCGCCGGGCAGCCGCAAGGAAGAGGAGATGCCGAGCGTATCGGCAAAGACGACGGGAATCGGTGTTGCCGTCGTTATCGTCGTTGTGCTTGCCGCTGTTGCCGCTTTTGTACTGCTGCGCTGA
- a CDS encoding vWA domain-containing protein, translating to MKINKVSAALAVTTVCFAVSAAAPAAARTVDIGSLILAQLKEANPLTQITQSAADNGSTSTTAPATSAPDPQAAEVTKVPAVPEEKPNHLEMVLVLDRSGSMGGLESDTIGGFNSMIEKERKLAVDANVTTVLFNNHAETVYDRAKLADVKTMTDKDYQVGGMTALYDAVGTTIHTVEKTAGIADKGNKVLFVIITDGLENSSKEYTQDAVKRMISDKKEKDGWEFIFLGANIDAEAEAQKIGITQDKAATYTNNSEGVRANYAAVAELAHSLAYHRAITPNWKNNIK from the coding sequence ATGAAGATAAACAAAGTAAGCGCGGCTTTGGCCGTGACAACCGTATGCTTCGCCGTTTCCGCCGCCGCTCCCGCTGCGGCGCGGACCGTCGATATCGGCAGTCTGATCCTGGCCCAGCTCAAGGAAGCCAATCCGCTGACGCAAATCACGCAGTCGGCGGCGGATAACGGTTCGACGTCGACGACGGCGCCGGCGACGTCCGCGCCGGATCCGCAGGCCGCGGAGGTGACGAAGGTCCCTGCCGTGCCGGAAGAAAAACCGAATCATCTGGAAATGGTGCTTGTCTTGGACCGCAGCGGTTCCATGGGCGGGCTGGAAAGCGATACGATCGGCGGTTTCAATTCCATGATCGAAAAGGAACGGAAACTCGCCGTCGATGCCAATGTAACGACGGTGCTGTTCAATAACCATGCAGAAACGGTGTATGACAGAGCTAAGCTTGCCGATGTCAAGACGATGACCGATAAGGATTATCAGGTCGGCGGTATGACGGCTCTTTACGATGCCGTCGGCACGACGATACATACGGTGGAAAAGACGGCGGGCATTGCCGATAAAGGTAATAAAGTGCTTTTCGTGATCATTACGGACGGATTGGAAAACAGCAGCAAAGAATATACGCAGGATGCGGTCAAGCGCATGATTTCCGACAAGAAGGAAAAGGACGGCTGGGAATTTATTTTCTTAGGCGCCAATATCGACGCGGAAGCGGAAGCGCAGAAGATCGGCATTACGCAGGACAAAGCGGCCACGTACACGAACAACAGTGAAGGCGTTCGCGCCAACTATGCGGCTGTCGCCGAGCTGGCGCATTCTCTTGCTTATCATCGTGCCATTACGCCCAATTGGAAAAATAACATTAAATGA
- a CDS encoding barstar family protein, whose product MNEYLIDAERMKTKDEAHHYLQRLFAFPDYYGANLDALHDLLGEIGEETLLKVPRKLADEAYLSAYGAAMLQVFLAAAAENEFLTVQLV is encoded by the coding sequence ATGAACGAATACCTGATAGACGCGGAGCGAATGAAGACAAAAGACGAGGCGCATCATTACTTGCAGCGTCTCTTCGCCTTTCCGGACTATTACGGCGCCAATCTGGACGCTTTACACGATCTGCTCGGCGAAATCGGCGAGGAAACGCTTCTCAAAGTGCCGCGCAAGTTGGCTGACGAAGCGTATTTGTCTGCTTATGGCGCAGCGATGCTGCAGGTTTTCCTGGCCGCCGCTGCTGAGAACGAGTTTTTAACGGTGCAGCTGGTATAG
- the glmS gene encoding glutamine--fructose-6-phosphate transaminase (isomerizing), whose product MCGILGYVGNEQAAPFLIEGLTKLEYRGYDSSGIAVDDGQTIRVEKCVGRLASLVDKIAGNMPVGTVGIGHTRWATHGRPSDINAHPHTDGTGNFAVVHNGIIENYLPLKEALLKKGHVFQSETDTEVVVHLLADLYAGDFEKAVRNVLHRIDGSYSLVFMSKADPGVLICSKKDNPLVVGLGEGENFIASDIPAIITRTRKTYILSDGEMAVVRKDAVTVTDLSGEKLDKKIFEVTWNAETAEKGGYEHFMLKEIHEQPKAVRDTTSPRISKDGSRIVMDELNWDAAYLNGFRKIFIVACGTAYHAGLVGKTYIEKLVRIPVETDIASEFRYRDPIIDEGTLLIVVSQSGETSDTLAALKEAKRRGAKTLAITNVVGSSIAREADQVVYTWAGPEIAVASTKAYTTQLVTFFMLSLYMAAIKQTQPADRLMALIGELRNLPDQIGRTLEDVEPIKTFAKKYGFNEDAFFIGRSLDYNVAMEGSLKLKEISYIHAEAYAAGELKHGTLALIVNGVPVIALATQKSVYEKTLSNIKEVKARDAIVIGIAAAGDTELVKYVDHVIRVPEIDELLMPILAVIPLQLLAYYAAITRGCDVDKPRNLAKSVTVE is encoded by the coding sequence ATGTGCGGAATATTAGGGTACGTCGGTAATGAACAGGCTGCCCCGTTTTTAATCGAAGGATTGACGAAGCTGGAATACCGCGGCTACGATTCCTCCGGTATCGCCGTCGACGACGGCCAGACGATTCGCGTGGAAAAATGTGTCGGCCGTCTGGCATCTTTAGTCGATAAGATTGCCGGCAACATGCCTGTCGGCACCGTCGGCATCGGCCATACCCGCTGGGCGACGCACGGCCGTCCGTCGGATATCAACGCGCACCCCCACACGGACGGCACGGGGAATTTCGCCGTCGTCCACAACGGCATTATTGAAAATTATTTGCCTCTGAAGGAAGCGTTGCTCAAAAAGGGCCACGTCTTCCAATCGGAAACGGACACGGAAGTCGTCGTTCATCTGTTGGCTGATCTGTACGCCGGCGATTTTGAAAAGGCCGTACGAAACGTGCTGCACCGCATTGACGGCTCGTACTCGCTGGTCTTTATGTCCAAAGCCGATCCCGGCGTTCTGATTTGCTCGAAAAAAGACAATCCTCTTGTCGTCGGCCTCGGGGAAGGAGAAAATTTCATCGCTTCCGATATTCCGGCGATCATTACCAGGACGCGGAAAACGTATATCTTAAGCGACGGAGAGATGGCCGTCGTCCGCAAGGACGCCGTCACTGTCACCGACCTTTCCGGAGAAAAGCTCGACAAGAAGATCTTTGAAGTAACGTGGAATGCTGAAACGGCCGAAAAGGGCGGTTATGAACATTTCATGCTCAAAGAGATCCACGAACAGCCGAAAGCTGTCCGCGATACGACGTCGCCCCGCATCTCCAAAGACGGCAGTCGGATCGTCATGGATGAACTGAACTGGGACGCCGCTTACCTGAACGGCTTCCGCAAGATTTTTATCGTTGCCTGCGGAACGGCGTACCATGCCGGTCTCGTCGGCAAGACGTACATCGAAAAGCTGGTCCGCATTCCGGTGGAAACGGATATCGCTTCCGAATTCCGCTATCGCGATCCGATCATCGATGAGGGAACACTGCTCATCGTCGTCAGCCAGTCCGGCGAAACGAGCGACACCCTGGCGGCGTTGAAAGAAGCAAAACGGCGCGGCGCCAAGACGTTAGCCATAACCAACGTCGTCGGCTCCTCCATCGCCCGTGAAGCCGATCAGGTCGTTTATACCTGGGCCGGCCCGGAAATAGCCGTCGCCTCGACCAAAGCGTATACGACACAGCTCGTTACGTTTTTCATGCTGTCTCTCTACATGGCCGCCATCAAACAGACACAGCCTGCCGACCGCCTCATGGCCCTGATCGGCGAATTGCGCAACCTGCCGGACCAGATCGGCCGCACCTTGGAAGACGTCGAGCCGATCAAGACCTTCGCCAAGAAATACGGTTTCAACGAAGACGCCTTTTTTATCGGCCGTTCTCTGGATTATAACGTCGCCATGGAAGGCTCGCTGAAGCTGAAAGAAATTTCTTACATTCACGCAGAAGCTTACGCCGCCGGTGAATTGAAGCACGGTACGCTGGCGCTGATCGTCAACGGCGTCCCCGTTATCGCCCTGGCTACCCAGAAGAGCGTTTATGAAAAGACGCTGAGCAATATCAAAGAAGTCAAAGCCCGGGACGCCATCGTCATCGGCATTGCCGCTGCAGGCGACACGGAGCTTGTAAAATATGTCGACCACGTAATTCGCGTTCCCGAAATCGACGAACTGCTGATGCCGATTCTGGCCGTTATCCCGCTCCAACTTCTGGCTTATTACGCAGCTATCACCAGAGGCTGTGATGTCGACAAGCCGCGCAATCTGGCAAAATCGGTCACTGTCGAATAA
- a CDS encoding ribonuclease domain-containing protein — MKRIITYALIAFVALFVLAGCGKSNDAAAAKPASAAKQQVSVEERGTYTDKDHVAAYIHAYKKLPSNYITKKEAQALGWKDKGTLDTVAPGKSIGGDRYGNYEKAVPDKQGRTWRECDIDYVKGNRGAKRIVYSNDGLIYYSADHYKDFQQLY; from the coding sequence GTGAAACGGATTATTACGTATGCTCTCATCGCCTTTGTCGCTCTTTTCGTTTTGGCCGGCTGCGGCAAAAGCAATGATGCGGCTGCCGCCAAACCGGCGTCTGCGGCAAAGCAGCAAGTCAGCGTGGAAGAACGGGGAACGTATACCGATAAGGATCATGTCGCCGCGTATATTCACGCCTATAAAAAGCTGCCGTCCAACTATATTACGAAAAAAGAGGCGCAAGCGCTGGGCTGGAAAGATAAGGGAACCTTGGATACGGTGGCGCCGGGCAAGAGTATCGGCGGCGACCGCTACGGGAACTATGAAAAAGCCGTTCCCGACAAGCAAGGCCGTACTTGGCGGGAATGCGATATCGATTACGTCAAAGGCAATCGCGGCGCCAAGCGTATCGTCTATTCCAATGACGGGCTGATTTATTATTCTGCCGACCATTATAAGGATTTTCAGCAGTTATATTGA